In one Mucilaginibacter ginsenosidivorax genomic region, the following are encoded:
- the iscU gene encoding Fe-S cluster assembly scaffold IscU has protein sequence MAYSDKVIDHYTNPRNVGTLDKSSHKVGTGLVGAPECGDVMRLQIEVDDNNVITDAKFKTFGCGSAIASSSLATEWLKGKSIDDAMKIDNMDIVEELALPPVKIHCSVLAEDAIKAAINDFRVKNGLAPIESEKVHH, from the coding sequence ATGGCATATTCAGATAAAGTAATCGATCACTACACTAACCCCCGCAATGTGGGCACTTTGGATAAAAGCAGCCACAAAGTAGGTACCGGCTTAGTTGGTGCGCCTGAATGCGGCGACGTAATGCGCCTGCAAATTGAGGTGGATGATAACAATGTTATCACCGATGCAAAATTTAAAACCTTTGGTTGCGGTTCGGCAATTGCTTCTTCGTCTTTAGCTACCGAGTGGTTAAAAGGCAAAAGCATTGACGATGCAATGAAAATTGATAACATGGATATTGTTGAAGAACTGGCTTTACCACCGGTAAAAATTCACTGCTCAGTACTGGCAGAGGATGCCATCAAAGCAGCAATCAACGATTTCCGCGTTAAAAACGGCTTAGCGCCGATTGAAAGCGAAAAAGTACACCATTAA
- the prmA gene encoding 50S ribosomal protein L11 methyltransferase: MNYYELLFTTITTEDYQQDLLINALGEIGFDTFEELELGFKAYIPVDTFDEAVLIEQLSPYRDMFTFSYEITLIPQKNWNEVWESNFEPIEISDKIYVRATFHPARPEFPYEIVIDPKMAFGTGHHQTTSMMLALMLENEYAGKNVLDMGCGTGILAIMASKLGAAQVTAIDYDPVCYESTIENSALNNIANITPLCGSKEAIPDEQYDTILANINRNILLDQMQRYAEVLKPEGEIYFSGFYESPDLDIITDEARKHGLKYITHKKDKDWVAAKFVK; the protein is encoded by the coding sequence ATGAATTACTACGAATTACTTTTTACCACTATAACTACCGAAGATTACCAGCAGGATTTGTTGATAAATGCCCTGGGCGAAATTGGTTTTGATACTTTTGAAGAGCTGGAGCTTGGCTTTAAAGCTTATATTCCGGTGGATACTTTTGATGAGGCCGTGCTCATTGAACAGCTATCGCCATATAGGGATATGTTTACTTTTAGCTACGAGATAACACTTATCCCGCAAAAAAACTGGAATGAGGTTTGGGAAAGTAATTTTGAGCCGATAGAAATTAGCGACAAAATTTATGTAAGGGCAACTTTTCATCCCGCCCGGCCGGAGTTTCCGTATGAGATAGTGATAGACCCCAAAATGGCTTTTGGTACGGGCCATCATCAAACTACATCAATGATGCTGGCGTTGATGCTGGAAAACGAATATGCGGGTAAAAACGTATTGGATATGGGCTGTGGCACCGGTATCCTGGCTATTATGGCATCCAAATTGGGCGCCGCCCAGGTAACTGCTATTGATTATGATCCGGTTTGTTATGAAAGCACCATCGAAAACTCTGCCTTAAACAATATTGCAAATATTACCCCGCTTTGCGGCTCAAAAGAGGCGATACCTGATGAGCAATACGATACCATATTGGCCAACATTAACCGCAACATCCTGTTAGACCAGATGCAGCGTTACGCCGAAGTATTAAAACCCGAAGGCGAGATCTATTTCAGCGGCTTCTACGAATCGCCCGACCTGGATATCATTACCGACGAGGCGCGTAAACACGGCCTGAAGTACA
- a CDS encoding SMI1/KNR4 family protein — translation MDPGIENNIASFESNHKLIIPDDLKDYFRTFNVHVYDLDMFCFYGIDQFKSVKDEVGDWGDYRNIVNTLPTHQECFVFSDYFCHLWIYTIRLYDGASEKNEVYVVCGNSFKIVANSFKEFLEIYFSEERDSIFI, via the coding sequence ATGGATCCCGGTATTGAAAACAATATAGCTTCGTTTGAATCAAATCATAAATTGATTATTCCCGATGATCTTAAAGATTACTTTCGAACGTTTAATGTTCATGTTTATGACCTCGATATGTTTTGCTTTTATGGTATTGATCAATTCAAATCAGTAAAGGATGAAGTTGGTGATTGGGGGGATTACAGGAATATTGTAAACACTTTGCCGACGCACCAGGAATGCTTCGTTTTTAGCGATTATTTTTGTCACTTATGGATTTACACTATCAGATTATATGATGGGGCATCTGAAAAAAATGAAGTGTACGTTGTTTGTGGCAATAGCTTCAAGATAGTTGCCAACTCATTTAAAGAGTTTTTGGAAATTTATTTTAGTGAAGAAAGGGATAGCATTTTTATTTAA
- the mce gene encoding methylmalonyl-CoA epimerase: MNKVEHIGIAVTDIHVAGNIYETLLNTSVYKTETVKSEGVLTAFLQTGPNKIELLQALNDDSPIARFIAKKGEGIHHIAFEVDDIVAEMHRLKSEGFVLLNDEPKQGADNKLVCFVHPKSANGVLIELCQGIESRD, encoded by the coding sequence ATGAACAAAGTTGAACATATTGGCATTGCCGTAACCGATATTCATGTTGCAGGCAACATATATGAAACGCTTTTAAATACTTCAGTTTATAAAACCGAGACCGTAAAAAGCGAAGGCGTACTAACTGCTTTTTTACAAACAGGCCCGAATAAAATAGAACTGCTGCAGGCCCTGAACGATGATAGCCCGATAGCCAGGTTCATAGCCAAAAAGGGGGAGGGGATACACCATATTGCTTTCGAGGTAGACGACATAGTTGCCGAAATGCACCGCTTAAAAAGTGAAGGGTTTGTGCTGCTGAACGACGAGCCTAAGCAAGGGGCGGATAATAAGTTGGTGTGTTTTGTGCACCCTAAAAGCGCGAATGGGGTGTTGATTGAGCTGTGCCAGGGAATAGAGTCAAGAGATTAG
- a CDS encoding IscS subfamily cysteine desulfurase produces the protein MNIPIYLDNNATTPMDPRVLEAMLPYFTTKFGNAASRNHPFGWVAEEGVDYAREQVAKLIGANEKEIIFTSGATESDNLAIKGVFEMYKDKGNHIITTVTEHKAVLDACKHVEKLGGKVTYLPVKEDGLLDLAVLEAAMTSETILVSVMYGNNEIGVIQPIKEISAIAHKYGALFMTDAVQAVGKIPVDVNADGIDLLALSAHKIYGPKGVGALYVRRKGPRVKVTAQMDGGGHERGMRSGTLNVPGIVGLGKACELCGLEMESEAKRLSALRDKLESALTVLEESYVNGNVEHRLPHVANISFKYVEGEGLMMAMKDLAVSSGSACTSASLEPSYVLKSLGLSDDLAHSSIRFGLGRFTTEEEVDYAVEVTKNSVTHLRELSPLWEMFKEGIDLDSIEWAEH, from the coding sequence ATGAATATCCCCATTTATTTAGATAATAACGCAACAACACCGATGGACCCACGGGTTTTAGAGGCAATGTTACCTTATTTTACCACAAAATTTGGTAACGCAGCCAGCCGTAACCATCCATTTGGCTGGGTAGCCGAAGAAGGTGTTGATTATGCACGCGAGCAAGTGGCCAAACTGATAGGCGCTAACGAAAAAGAAATCATCTTCACTTCGGGCGCAACCGAATCAGATAACCTTGCCATTAAGGGTGTGTTTGAAATGTATAAAGACAAAGGTAACCACATTATAACTACCGTTACCGAACATAAAGCCGTACTTGACGCTTGTAAACACGTTGAGAAATTAGGTGGTAAGGTTACGTACCTGCCGGTTAAAGAAGATGGTTTACTTGACCTTGCCGTATTAGAAGCCGCCATGACCAGCGAAACTATCCTGGTATCGGTAATGTACGGCAACAACGAGATTGGCGTTATCCAGCCTATAAAAGAAATATCTGCCATCGCCCACAAATACGGCGCCCTGTTTATGACAGATGCTGTACAGGCAGTTGGTAAAATACCGGTTGATGTAAATGCTGACGGTATCGACCTTTTGGCACTATCGGCCCACAAAATATACGGACCTAAAGGTGTTGGCGCATTATACGTTCGCCGTAAAGGCCCCCGTGTTAAAGTTACCGCACAAATGGACGGTGGCGGCCACGAGCGCGGCATGCGTTCAGGTACGCTAAACGTACCGGGCATTGTTGGCCTGGGTAAAGCCTGCGAGCTTTGCGGCCTTGAAATGGAAAGCGAAGCCAAACGTTTATCTGCTTTACGCGATAAACTGGAGAGCGCATTAACCGTACTGGAAGAAAGCTACGTAAACGGAAACGTTGAGCACCGTTTACCACACGTTGCCAATATCTCTTTCAAATACGTTGAAGGCGAAGGCTTAATGATGGCTATGAAAGATTTAGCTGTATCGTCGGGCTCGGCCTGTACATCAGCTTCGTTAGAGCCATCGTACGTACTGAAAAGCTTAGGCTTGTCCGACGACCTGGCGCACTCATCAATCCGTTTTGGCCTGGGCCGCTTTACTACCGAAGAAGAAGTTGACTACGCTGTTGAAGTAACCAAAAACTCGGTTACCCACCTGCGCGAACTTTCGCCACTTTGGGAAATGTTTAAAGAAGGCATCGACCTTGACTCCATTGAGTGGGCGGAACACTAA
- a CDS encoding GlmU family protein — MALILFDDNAHQTLLPLTYTRPVADLRIGIMTIAEKWAKHLNTTTSFHTLDYLQAKFPINIEDDNLFINGAVCPDEGLLEAISNLQTGEALKHNDQLLAVRLNQAGAESFDPVAVFDKIIPYTTLFVSIKYPEDIFRKNDIELRKDYQLLTKGRTSATISATNVIIGNDFFAEEGAVAECSTFNTTNGPIYLSANTEIWEGTHIRGAFAICEHSQVKMGAKIYGATTVGPYSRVGGELNNAVIWGYSSKGHEGYLGNSVLGEWCNIGADSNNSNLKNNYDEVKLWDYNTMRFRKTGLQFCGLIMADHSKCAINTMFNTGTVVGVSANVFGAGFPRNFVADFSWGGAQGFEVYSLKKMFATAQKVFDRRDHRNFDETEQNILAKVFELTEEYRRF, encoded by the coding sequence ATGGCTCTTATTCTTTTCGACGATAACGCACACCAAACTTTACTGCCGCTTACCTATACCCGGCCAGTTGCCGATTTACGCATTGGTATTATGACCATTGCCGAAAAATGGGCTAAACATTTAAACACAACCACCTCGTTCCATACACTTGATTATTTGCAGGCCAAGTTCCCGATAAATATTGAGGATGATAACCTGTTTATCAATGGCGCTGTTTGCCCTGATGAAGGTTTACTGGAGGCTATTAGTAACCTGCAAACAGGCGAAGCATTAAAACATAACGACCAGTTACTGGCCGTACGTTTAAACCAGGCTGGCGCAGAAAGTTTTGACCCGGTAGCTGTGTTTGATAAAATTATACCTTACACCACTCTTTTTGTATCGATAAAATATCCCGAAGATATTTTCAGGAAAAATGATATCGAACTGCGTAAAGATTACCAGCTGCTTACCAAAGGCCGTACCAGCGCTACTATAAGCGCTACCAACGTAATTATCGGCAACGATTTTTTTGCCGAAGAAGGTGCTGTTGCCGAATGCTCTACATTTAACACTACCAACGGCCCCATTTATCTATCGGCTAATACCGAGATTTGGGAAGGTACCCACATTAGGGGGGCTTTTGCCATTTGCGAGCATTCGCAGGTTAAAATGGGGGCCAAAATTTATGGCGCAACCACAGTTGGCCCATACTCAAGGGTTGGCGGCGAATTAAATAATGCCGTGATCTGGGGCTATTCATCTAAAGGGCACGAAGGTTATTTAGGTAACTCGGTGCTTGGCGAATGGTGCAATATCGGCGCCGACAGCAATAACTCCAACCTGAAAAATAATTACGACGAGGTAAAGCTTTGGGATTATAACACCATGCGCTTTCGTAAAACGGGCCTGCAGTTTTGCGGCTTGATCATGGCCGATCATTCAAAATGTGCCATTAATACCATGTTTAATACAGGTACGGTAGTGGGTGTTAGCGCCAATGTGTTTGGCGCAGGTTTCCCGCGTAATTTTGTGGCCGATTTTTCATGGGGTGGCGCGCAGGGTTTTGAGGTTTATTCGCTCAAAAAAATGTTTGCCACAGCCCAAAAAGTATTCGACCGCCGCGACCATCGCAACTTTGACGAAACAGAACAGAATATATTAGCCAAAGTATTTGAATTAACAGAGGAGTATCGGAGGTTTTAG
- a CDS encoding type B 50S ribosomal protein L31, which produces MKKDLHPKNYRLVVFKDMSNEYAFITKSCIDTRESIKWEDGNEYPLIKLEISHTSHPFYTGKMKLVDTAGRIDKFRTRYNKK; this is translated from the coding sequence ATGAAAAAAGATCTGCATCCAAAAAACTATAGATTAGTTGTGTTTAAAGACATGTCGAACGAATATGCCTTTATCACTAAATCTTGCATCGATACACGTGAATCCATTAAATGGGAAGACGGTAACGAGTATCCATTGATCAAATTAGAAATTTCGCACACATCGCATCCTTTCTATACCGGTAAAATGAAACTGGTTGATACTGCTGGTCGTATCGATAAATTCCGTACACGTTACAACAAGAAATAA
- the tpiA gene encoding triose-phosphate isomerase gives MRKKIVAGNWKMNLDYNEGLGVFTEIINMVKDEVTGTQEAVICSPFIHINSLVQLAKGYNKVSVGAQNAHQAESGAYTGEISARMIKSIGAAYVILGHSERRQYFGETNELLAKKTDTVLKHDLRPIFCIGETLEEREANEHFDVIKSQLVEGVFHLDAEQFGKLVLAYEPVWAIGTGVTASSAQAQEIHEFIRKEIAAKYSQEVADNTTILYGGSCNPKNAAELFACPDIDGGLIGGASLKSRDFVDIIKAFN, from the coding sequence ATGAGAAAAAAAATTGTTGCCGGAAACTGGAAAATGAACCTTGACTATAACGAAGGTTTAGGTGTATTTACCGAAATCATTAACATGGTTAAAGACGAGGTTACCGGTACCCAGGAAGCGGTTATTTGCAGCCCTTTTATCCATATCAATAGCCTGGTACAATTGGCAAAAGGTTACAATAAAGTATCTGTTGGCGCCCAAAACGCCCACCAGGCCGAAAGCGGCGCCTATACAGGCGAAATTTCTGCCCGGATGATTAAATCTATCGGCGCGGCATACGTTATTCTTGGTCACTCAGAGCGCCGCCAGTATTTTGGCGAAACCAACGAGCTTTTGGCTAAAAAAACGGATACCGTTTTAAAACACGATTTGCGCCCTATATTCTGCATCGGCGAAACCTTGGAGGAGCGCGAAGCCAACGAGCACTTTGATGTCATCAAATCGCAGCTTGTTGAAGGTGTTTTTCATTTGGATGCCGAACAGTTTGGTAAACTTGTATTAGCTTATGAGCCGGTTTGGGCTATAGGCACAGGTGTTACCGCTTCGTCCGCGCAAGCGCAGGAAATTCATGAGTTTATCCGTAAAGAAATTGCCGCTAAATACAGCCAGGAAGTTGCTGATAATACAACCATTTTATACGGTGGTAGCTGCAACCCTAAAAACGCTGCCGAACTGTTTGCCTGCCCCGATATTGATGGCGGCCTGATAGGTGGCGCATCACTGAAATCGCGCGATTTTGTGGATATTATTAAGGCGTTCAACTAA